A genomic stretch from Pseudomonas sp. MUP55 includes:
- the prpD gene encoding 2-methylcitrate dehydratase — MSANVDQNNRPDYDQVLQDIADYVLTYRIESEAALDTARNCLMDTLGCGLLALRFPECTKHLGPLVEGTVVPFGARVPGTALRLDPVKAAWDIGCIVRWLDYNDTWLAAEWGHPSDNLGGILAVADHLSQKRVANGDAPLTVRAVLEAMIMAHEIQGVIALENAFNRVGLDHVLLVKVASTAVTAKLMGANREQLLAALSHAFVDGQALRTYRHAPNAGSRKSWAAGDASSRGVRLADIALRGEMGIPGVLSAPQWGFYDVLFSHTNKDLALKPEEYRRFSLSQPYGTYVMENVLFKISFPAEFHAQTACEAAVTLHPLVKQRLHAIERIVITTHESAIRIISKVGPLANAADRDHCLQYMTAVPLAFGDLVAEHYEDEFHAAHPIVDELREKMVIVEDPRYSREYLEADKRSIANAVQVFFTDGTCTEQVAVEYPIGHRRRRAQGIPLLEDKFKAHLATRFPAQRCAEIFALCKDPARLEATPVNRFMDLFMI, encoded by the coding sequence ATGAGCGCCAACGTCGACCAGAACAACCGCCCCGATTACGACCAGGTCCTGCAGGACATTGCCGATTACGTCCTCACCTACCGGATCGAATCCGAGGCCGCCCTGGACACCGCCCGCAACTGCCTGATGGACACCCTCGGGTGCGGTCTGCTGGCCTTGCGCTTTCCCGAGTGCACCAAGCACCTGGGGCCGCTCGTCGAAGGCACCGTGGTGCCGTTCGGGGCGCGGGTGCCGGGCACCGCGTTGCGGTTGGACCCGGTCAAGGCGGCCTGGGACATCGGCTGCATCGTGCGTTGGCTCGACTACAACGACACCTGGCTCGCGGCTGAGTGGGGCCATCCCTCGGACAACCTGGGTGGCATCCTCGCGGTGGCCGATCACCTGTCGCAAAAGCGCGTGGCCAATGGCGACGCACCGCTGACCGTGCGTGCGGTGCTGGAAGCCATGATCATGGCCCACGAGATCCAGGGCGTGATTGCTTTGGAAAACGCCTTCAACCGCGTCGGCCTCGACCATGTGCTGCTGGTGAAAGTCGCCTCCACGGCGGTCACCGCCAAGCTGATGGGCGCCAACCGTGAGCAACTGCTCGCGGCGTTATCCCATGCGTTTGTCGACGGGCAGGCATTGCGCACTTACCGCCACGCGCCGAACGCCGGTTCGCGTAAATCCTGGGCGGCGGGCGATGCATCGAGTCGCGGGGTGCGCCTGGCGGATATTGCCTTGCGCGGCGAGATGGGCATCCCCGGGGTGCTGAGCGCGCCACAGTGGGGCTTCTACGACGTGTTGTTCAGCCACACCAACAAGGACCTGGCGCTCAAGCCAGAAGAGTACCGCAGGTTCAGCCTGTCCCAGCCCTACGGCACCTACGTGATGGAAAACGTGCTGTTCAAGATCAGCTTCCCCGCTGAATTCCACGCGCAGACCGCCTGTGAAGCGGCGGTCACCTTGCACCCGCTGGTCAAGCAACGCCTGCATGCCATCGAGCGCATCGTGATCACCACCCACGAGTCGGCGATTCGCATCATTTCCAAGGTCGGCCCATTGGCCAACGCCGCCGACCGTGACCATTGCCTGCAATACATGACCGCCGTGCCGTTGGCGTTCGGCGACTTGGTGGCCGAGCACTATGAAGACGAATTCCACGCGGCCCATCCGATCGTCGATGAGCTGCGCGAAAAAATGGTCATCGTTGAAGACCCGCGTTACAGCCGCGAATACCTGGAGGCCGACAAGCGCTCCATCGCCAATGCGGTGCAGGTATTCTTCACTGACGGCACCTGCACCGAGCAGGTCGCGGTGGAGTACCCGATTGGCCATCGTCGTCGCCGGGCGCAGGGGATTCCCCTGCTGGAAGACAAGTTCAAGGCGCACCTGGCGACACGCTTCCCCGCACAGCGCTGCGCCGAGATTTTTGCGCTGTGCAAGGACCCGGCACGGCTGGAAGCGACGCCAGTCAACCGGTTCATGGATCTGTTCATGATTTAG
- the prpF gene encoding 2-methylaconitate cis-trans isomerase PrpF, which produces MAHVAQIKIPATYMRGGTSKGVFFSLQDLPPSAQVPGAARDALLLRVIGSPDPYDKQIDGMGGATSSTSKTVILAKSTRADHDVDYLFGQVSIDKPFVDWSGNCGNLSAAVGSFAISAGLVDPGRVPLNGVAVVRIWQANIGKTIIAHVPITDGAVQETGDFELDGVTFPAAEVQLEFIDPAAEEEGGGGSMFPTGNLIDELDVPGVGTFQATLINAGIPTIFINAQDLGYTGTELQGAINSDPKALAMFETVRAYGALRMGLIKHLDEAAQRQHTPKVAFVAKPADYLASSGKAIKAGDVDLLVRALSMGKLHHAMMGTAAVAIGTAAAISGTLVNLAAGGVERSAVRFGHPSGTLRVGAEATQVNGEWVVKKAIMSRSARVLMEGFVRVPGDAF; this is translated from the coding sequence ATGGCACACGTAGCGCAAATCAAGATCCCCGCCACCTATATGCGTGGCGGTACCAGCAAGGGGGTGTTCTTCAGCCTTCAGGACCTGCCGCCGTCGGCGCAGGTGCCGGGCGCTGCCCGCGACGCCCTGCTGCTGCGGGTGATCGGCAGCCCCGACCCGTATGACAAGCAAATCGACGGCATGGGCGGCGCCACCTCCAGCACCAGCAAAACCGTGATCCTGGCCAAGAGCACGCGCGCCGACCACGACGTGGACTACCTGTTTGGGCAAGTCTCCATCGACAAACCCTTTGTCGACTGGAGCGGCAACTGCGGCAACCTCTCCGCGGCGGTCGGTTCGTTCGCCATCAGCGCCGGCCTGGTCGACCCTGGCCGCGTGCCCCTCAACGGCGTGGCCGTGGTGCGCATATGGCAAGCCAATATCGGCAAGACCATCATCGCCCATGTGCCCATCACTGATGGGGCGGTGCAGGAAACCGGTGATTTTGAACTGGACGGCGTGACCTTTCCCGCCGCCGAAGTGCAGCTTGAGTTCATCGACCCGGCGGCGGAAGAAGAGGGCGGCGGGGGTTCGATGTTTCCCACCGGCAACCTGATCGACGAGCTGGACGTGCCGGGTGTCGGCACCTTCCAGGCCACGCTGATCAATGCCGGTATTCCGACAATTTTCATCAATGCCCAGGACCTGGGTTACACCGGCACCGAACTGCAAGGCGCCATCAACAGCGACCCAAAGGCCCTGGCGATGTTCGAGACCGTGCGTGCCTATGGCGCGTTGCGCATGGGCCTGATCAAGCACCTGGACGAAGCAGCCCAGCGCCAGCACACGCCGAAGGTGGCGTTCGTGGCCAAGCCTGCTGATTACCTGGCGTCCAGCGGCAAGGCGATCAAGGCCGGCGATGTCGACCTGCTGGTACGGGCGTTGTCCATGGGCAAACTGCACCACGCAATGATGGGCACGGCGGCGGTGGCGATTGGCACGGCGGCGGCGATTTCCGGAACCCTGGTCAACCTGGCGGCAGGCGGCGTGGAGCGCAGTGCCGTGCGCTTCGGGCACCCGTCGGGCACCTTGCGCGTCGGCGCCGAGGCGACTCAAGTGAACGGTGAGTGGGTGGTGAAAAAAGCCATCATGAGCCGCAGTGCGCGGGTGTTGATGGAAGGCTTCGTGCGCGTTCCCGGCGACGCCTTCTAA
- the prpC gene encoding 2-methylcitrate synthase, whose product MAEAKVLSGAGLRGQVAGQTALSTVGQAGAGLTYRGYDVRELAADAHFEEVAYLLLYGELPTQAELDAYSARLSKLRDLPQALKEVLERIPADAHPMDVMRTGCSFLGNIEPEKDFSVQRDVTDRLLAAFPAIMCYWYRFSHEGKRIDCVTDEPSIGGHFLHLLHGKKPSELHVKVMNVSLILYAEHEFNASTFTARVCASTLSDLYSCVTAAIGSLRGPLHGGANEAAMEMIERFGSAEEAVEGTLGMLARKDKIMGFGHAIYKDSDPRNEVIKGWSKQLADEVGDTVLFAVSEAIDKTMWEQKKLFPNADFYHASAYHFMGIPTKLFTPIFVCSRLTGWAAHVFEQRANNRIIRPSAEYIGVEQRKFVPIERR is encoded by the coding sequence ATGGCTGAAGCAAAAGTATTGAGTGGTGCCGGCCTGCGTGGCCAGGTAGCCGGGCAGACCGCACTGTCGACCGTGGGCCAGGCAGGTGCCGGCTTGACCTATCGTGGCTACGACGTACGTGAACTGGCCGCCGATGCGCACTTTGAAGAAGTCGCTTACCTGCTGCTGTACGGCGAACTGCCGACCCAGGCCGAACTGGATGCCTACAGCGCCAGGCTGAGCAAGCTGCGCGACTTGCCGCAAGCCTTGAAAGAAGTGCTCGAACGCATCCCCGCCGACGCCCATCCGATGGACGTGATGCGCACCGGTTGCTCATTCCTGGGCAATATCGAGCCGGAAAAAGACTTCAGCGTGCAGCGTGACGTCACCGACCGCCTGCTTGCCGCCTTCCCGGCGATCATGTGCTACTGGTACCGCTTCAGCCACGAGGGCAAACGCATCGACTGCGTCACCGACGAGCCAAGCATCGGCGGGCACTTCCTGCACCTGCTGCACGGCAAGAAGCCGAGCGAACTGCACGTCAAAGTGATGAACGTGTCGCTGATTCTCTACGCCGAGCACGAATTCAACGCCTCGACCTTTACCGCCCGGGTTTGCGCTTCGACCCTGTCCGACCTGTATTCCTGCGTCACCGCGGCCATCGGTTCCCTGCGCGGGCCGCTGCACGGTGGAGCTAATGAGGCGGCGATGGAGATGATCGAACGTTTCGGTTCGGCCGAAGAAGCCGTCGAAGGCACCCTCGGCATGCTGGCGCGCAAGGACAAGATCATGGGCTTCGGTCACGCGATCTACAAAGACAGCGACCCTCGTAATGAGGTGATCAAGGGCTGGTCGAAACAACTCGCCGACGAAGTGGGCGACACCGTGTTGTTCGCGGTTTCCGAAGCCATCGACAAGACCATGTGGGAGCAAAAGAAGCTGTTCCCCAACGCCGACTTCTACCATGCCTCGGCGTACCACTTCATGGGCATCCCGACCAAGCTGTTCACACCGATCTTCGTCTGTTCGCGGCTCACCGGCTGGGCCGCGCACGTGTTCGAGCAGCGCGCCAACAACCGCATCATCCGTCCAAGTGCCGAGTACATCGGCGTAGAGCAGCGCAAGTTCGTGCCAATCGAACGTCGCTGA
- a CDS encoding GntR family transcriptional regulator yields the protein MLDQSEAPPALSDESQTMSENVFRRIQAAIVKGEIAPGTKISEPELARTYGISRGPLREAIHRLEGQRLLVRVPHVGARVVSLSHAELIELYEIRESLEGMACRLAAERMTDAEIEELRQVLHTHERDAAFQAGVGYYQQEGDFDFHYRIIQGAGNRTLTQMLCGELYQLVRMYRIQFSATPNRPRQAFAEHHRILDAIADRDGELAELLMRRHIGASKRNIARHFPDGAPQ from the coding sequence ATGCTGGACCAATCGGAAGCTCCGCCGGCGCTGTCGGACGAATCCCAAACGATGTCGGAAAACGTCTTCCGCAGAATCCAGGCCGCCATCGTCAAAGGCGAGATTGCCCCCGGCACCAAGATCTCCGAACCGGAGCTGGCGCGCACCTATGGCATCAGCCGTGGCCCGCTGCGCGAGGCGATTCACCGCCTCGAAGGCCAGCGCCTGCTGGTGCGAGTGCCCCACGTCGGCGCGCGTGTGGTGTCGTTGAGCCACGCCGAGCTGATCGAGCTGTATGAGATTCGCGAGTCACTGGAAGGCATGGCGTGCCGGCTGGCCGCCGAGCGCATGACCGACGCGGAAATCGAAGAACTGCGCCAGGTCTTGCACACCCACGAACGGGACGCCGCGTTCCAGGCCGGTGTCGGCTATTACCAGCAGGAGGGCGATTTCGACTTCCATTACCGGATCATTCAGGGGGCCGGCAACCGCACCCTGACCCAGATGCTCTGCGGCGAGCTGTACCAATTGGTGCGCATGTACCGCATCCAGTTCTCCGCCACGCCCAACCGTCCACGCCAGGCCTTTGCCGAGCATCACCGCATTCTGGACGCGATCGCCGATCGCGATGGTGAACTGGCCGAACTGTTGATGCGCCGCCATATCGGCGCGTCCAAACGCAACATCGCCCGTCACTTCCCGGACGGCGCTCCCCAATAA
- the acnD gene encoding Fe/S-dependent 2-methylisocitrate dehydratase AcnD produces the protein MNTEFRKPLPGSRLDYFDARAAVEAITPGAYATLPYTSRVLAENLVRRCDPATLNASLSQLIERKRDLDFPWFPARVVCHDILGQTALVDLAGLRDAIALQGGDPAQVNPVVPTQLIVDHSLAVEAGGADPQAFEKNRAIEDRRNEDRFHFIEWTKKAFKNVDVIPPGNGIMHQINLEKMSPVIQVRDGVAFPDTCVGTDSHTPHVDALGVIAIGVGGLEAESVMLGRASWMRLPESVGVELTGKLQPGITATDMVLALTEFLRQQKVVGAWLEFFGEGASALTLGDRATISNMAPEYGATAAMFYIDQQTIAYLKLTGREEEQVALVEQYARHTGLWADDLKGAQYERGLRFDLSSVVRNMAGPSNPHARVATRDLAAKGISGQWDDVPGQMPDGAVIIAAITSCTNTSNPRNVIAAGLLARNANRLGLTRKPWVKSSLAPGSKTVAMYLEEAGLGHELEQLGFGVVAFACTTCNGMSGALDPVIQQEIIDRDLYATAVLSGNRNFDGRIHPYAKQAFLASPPLVVAYAIAGTIRFDIEKDVLGLDADGKEIRLQDIWPSDEEIDAVVKASVKPEQFRAVYIPMFAIHEDTGPKVTPLYDWRPQSTYIRRPPYWEGALAGARPLKGMRPLAVLPDNITTDHLSPSNAIMLDSAAGEYLAKMGLPEVDFNSYATHRGDHLTAQRATFANPKLFNEMVQENGKVKQGSLARIEPEGKVTRMWEAIETYMERKQPLIIIAGADYGQGSSRDWAAKGVRLAGVEAIAAEGFERIHRTNLVGMGVLPLEFLPGTDRHTLKIDGSETYDVLGERTPRAQLTLVINRRNGERVEVPVTCRLDTAEEVSIYEAGGVLQRFAQDFLESAATA, from the coding sequence ATGAACACTGAATTTCGCAAACCGCTGCCCGGCAGCCGCCTGGATTACTTCGATGCCCGCGCGGCTGTCGAGGCGATCACCCCTGGTGCCTACGCCACCTTGCCGTATACCTCCCGCGTACTCGCGGAGAACCTGGTGCGTCGCTGCGACCCGGCCACTCTCAACGCGTCCCTGAGCCAACTGATCGAACGCAAGCGTGACCTCGATTTCCCCTGGTTCCCCGCCCGGGTGGTATGCCATGACATCCTTGGCCAGACCGCGCTAGTGGACCTCGCCGGTCTGCGCGATGCCATCGCCCTGCAAGGCGGTGACCCGGCGCAGGTCAACCCGGTGGTGCCGACCCAGTTGATCGTCGACCACTCCCTGGCCGTCGAAGCCGGTGGTGCCGACCCGCAGGCGTTCGAAAAGAACCGCGCCATCGAAGACCGCCGCAACGAAGATCGCTTTCACTTTATCGAGTGGACCAAGAAGGCTTTCAAGAACGTCGACGTGATCCCGCCCGGCAACGGCATCATGCACCAGATCAACCTTGAGAAAATGTCGCCGGTGATCCAGGTGCGCGACGGTGTGGCCTTCCCGGATACCTGCGTCGGCACCGACAGCCACACCCCCCATGTGGATGCCCTGGGCGTGATCGCCATCGGCGTTGGCGGCCTTGAAGCCGAGAGCGTGATGCTCGGCCGTGCCTCGTGGATGCGCCTGCCCGAAAGCGTCGGCGTGGAGCTGACCGGCAAGCTGCAGCCGGGTATCACCGCCACCGATATGGTGCTGGCGCTGACCGAGTTCCTGCGCCAACAGAAAGTCGTCGGCGCGTGGCTGGAGTTCTTCGGTGAAGGTGCTTCGGCACTGACCCTGGGCGACCGCGCCACCATCTCGAACATGGCCCCGGAATACGGCGCCACCGCGGCGATGTTCTACATCGACCAGCAGACAATTGCCTACCTGAAGCTCACCGGTCGCGAAGAGGAGCAAGTCGCCCTGGTGGAGCAATACGCACGCCACACCGGCCTGTGGGCGGACGACCTTAAGGGCGCACAATACGAGCGCGGCCTCAGGTTCGACCTGTCCAGCGTGGTGCGCAACATGGCGGGCCCGAGCAACCCGCACGCCCGCGTCGCCACCCGTGACCTGGCGGCCAAGGGCATCAGCGGCCAGTGGGACGACGTACCGGGGCAAATGCCCGACGGCGCGGTGATCATCGCCGCCATCACCAGTTGCACCAACACCAGCAACCCGCGCAACGTGATCGCCGCAGGCCTGCTGGCGCGCAACGCCAACCGGCTCGGGCTGACGCGCAAGCCGTGGGTCAAATCGTCCCTGGCGCCGGGTTCGAAAACCGTGGCCATGTACCTGGAAGAAGCGGGCCTGGGGCATGAGCTGGAACAACTCGGTTTCGGCGTGGTGGCCTTCGCCTGCACCACCTGCAACGGCATGTCCGGCGCGCTCGACCCGGTGATCCAGCAGGAAATCATCGACCGCGACCTTTACGCGACCGCCGTGCTGTCGGGCAACCGCAACTTTGATGGGCGTATCCATCCGTATGCCAAGCAGGCCTTCCTCGCCTCGCCGCCGCTGGTCGTGGCCTACGCGATCGCGGGCACCATTCGTTTCGATATCGAGAAAGACGTGCTCGGGCTCGACGCCGACGGCAAGGAAATTCGCCTGCAGGACATCTGGCCGAGCGACGAAGAGATCGACGCGGTGGTCAAGGCCTCGGTCAAGCCTGAGCAGTTCCGCGCCGTGTACATTCCGATGTTCGCGATTCACGAAGACACCGGCCCCAAAGTCACCCCGCTGTACGACTGGCGCCCGCAAAGCACTTACATTCGCCGCCCGCCGTACTGGGAAGGCGCGTTGGCCGGTGCGCGTCCGCTCAAGGGCATGCGCCCGCTCGCCGTGCTGCCGGACAACATCACCACCGATCACCTGTCGCCGTCCAACGCGATCATGCTCGACAGCGCCGCCGGCGAGTACCTGGCGAAAATGGGCCTGCCGGAAGTGGACTTCAACTCCTACGCGACTCACCGCGGCGACCATCTGACCGCGCAGCGCGCCACCTTCGCCAACCCGAAACTGTTCAACGAAATGGTCCAGGAAAACGGCAAGGTCAAGCAGGGCTCCCTGGCGCGTATCGAGCCGGAAGGCAAGGTCACGCGCATGTGGGAAGCCATCGAAACCTACATGGAACGCAAGCAGCCGCTGATCATCATCGCCGGCGCCGACTACGGCCAAGGCTCGTCCCGCGACTGGGCGGCCAAGGGCGTACGCCTGGCCGGGGTGGAAGCGATCGCCGCCGAAGGTTTCGAGCGCATCCACCGCACCAATTTGGTCGGCATGGGCGTGCTGCCGCTGGAGTTCCTGCCGGGCACCGACCGTCACACGCTCAAGATCGACGGCAGCGAAACCTATGATGTGCTCGGCGAACGCACGCCGCGCGCGCAATTGACCCTGGTGATCAACCGCAGGAATGGCGAGCGTGTCGAAGTGCCGGTGACCTGCCGCCTGGACACCGCTGAAGAAGTGTCGATCTACGAGGCGGGCGGCGTGTTGCAGCGTTTTGCCCAAGACTTCCTGGAATCGGCGGCAACCGCCTGA
- the prpB gene encoding methylisocitrate lyase, producing the protein MSSTNNSTPGQRFRDAVASEQPLQVVGAINANHALLAKRAGFKAIYLSGGGVAAGSLGVPDLGITGLDDVLTDVRRITDVCDLPLLVDVDTGFGSSAFNVARTVKSMIKFGAAAIHIEDQVGAKRCGHRPNKEIVSQQEMVDRIKAAVDARTDDSFVIMARTDALAVEGLESALERAAACIEAGADMVFPEAITELEMYKLFASRVKAPILANITEFGATPLYTTEQLKSADVSIVLYPLSAFRAMNKAAENVYTAIRRDGTQQNVIDTMQTRMELYDRIDYHTFEQKLDALFAAKK; encoded by the coding sequence ATGAGTTCTACGAACAACAGCACCCCAGGCCAGCGTTTCCGTGACGCGGTCGCCAGTGAACAGCCGTTGCAGGTCGTCGGCGCCATCAACGCCAACCACGCCTTGCTGGCCAAGCGCGCCGGCTTCAAGGCGATCTATCTGTCCGGTGGCGGCGTGGCCGCGGGTTCCCTGGGTGTTCCGGACCTGGGCATCACCGGCCTGGATGATGTGTTGACCGATGTACGCCGCATCACTGACGTGTGCGACCTGCCGCTGCTGGTGGACGTGGACACCGGTTTCGGCTCGTCGGCGTTCAACGTGGCGCGCACCGTCAAGTCGATGATCAAGTTCGGCGCGGCGGCCATCCACATCGAAGACCAGGTCGGCGCCAAGCGCTGCGGCCACCGTCCCAACAAAGAGATCGTGTCCCAGCAGGAAATGGTCGACCGCATCAAGGCTGCCGTCGATGCGCGCACCGATGACAGCTTCGTGATCATGGCGCGCACCGACGCCCTGGCCGTGGAAGGTCTGGAGTCCGCCCTGGAGCGTGCCGCCGCGTGCATCGAGGCCGGCGCCGACATGGTGTTCCCGGAAGCCATTACCGAACTTGAGATGTACAAGCTGTTCGCTTCGCGGGTGAAGGCGCCGATCCTGGCCAATATCACCGAATTCGGCGCGACCCCGCTGTACACCACCGAACAGTTGAAATCTGCCGATGTTTCCATCGTGCTGTACCCGCTCTCGGCCTTCCGTGCCATGAACAAGGCCGCCGAGAACGTCTACACCGCGATCCGTCGCGACGGTACGCAACAGAACGTGATCGATACCATGCAAACCCGCATGGAGCTTTACGATCGCATCGACTACCACACCTTCGAGCAGAAGCTCGACGCGCTGTTTGCCGCGAAAAAGTGA
- a CDS encoding alanyl-tRNA editing protein, whose protein sequence is MSVHTMETLALFDSAPYQNAFSARVIAVSEHGVALEHTLFYPTGGGQPGDTGHLTLADGTRVTVTGTVRDPVLRSIIWHQVEHCPTQLTAGVQVDAGLDWERRYQHMKMHTCLHLLCSIIDAPVTGCSISADKGRLDFDLPEMTLDKDSITRDLNALIEQAHVVQTLSMPATEYSTLLQITRTQAVAPPIIQGSVRVIDIPGIDIQPCGGTHVLNTEEIGRVFCEKIEKKSKHNRRVILRFES, encoded by the coding sequence ATGTCTGTGCATACCATGGAAACCCTGGCGCTGTTCGACAGCGCGCCTTATCAAAACGCCTTCAGCGCCCGGGTGATTGCGGTCAGCGAGCACGGCGTGGCCCTGGAGCACACGCTGTTCTACCCCACCGGCGGCGGGCAACCGGGTGACACCGGCCACCTCACCCTGGCCGATGGAACCCGCGTGACGGTCACCGGCACCGTGCGCGACCCGGTGCTGCGCTCGATCATCTGGCACCAGGTGGAACATTGCCCGACGCAACTGACGGCCGGTGTCCAGGTGGACGCCGGCCTGGACTGGGAGCGCCGCTACCAGCACATGAAGATGCACACCTGCCTGCATTTGCTGTGCTCCATCATCGACGCGCCCGTCACAGGCTGCAGCATCAGCGCGGACAAGGGCCGCCTGGACTTCGACCTGCCGGAAATGACCCTGGACAAAGACAGCATCACCCGTGACCTCAACGCCCTGATCGAACAGGCTCACGTCGTGCAGACGCTGTCGATGCCGGCCACGGAATACTCGACTCTGCTGCAGATCACCCGCACCCAGGCCGTTGCGCCGCCGATCATTCAGGGTTCGGTACGGGTGATCGACATTCCGGGCATCGACATCCAGCCGTGCGGGGGTACCCACGTGCTCAATACCGAGGAAATCGGCCGGGTGTTCTGCGAGAAGATCGAAAAGAAGAGCAAACACAACCGCAGGGTAATCCTCAGGTTCGAGTCATAA
- a CDS encoding ATP-dependent zinc protease, producing the protein MRLKPFPLLLCLLSLPSLGVAAEKTVYGLNEYAKLAGIDLEVAAKLDTGAKTASLSARDIKRFKRNGESWVRFYLAIDAAHSHPIERPLARVSKIKRRAGDYDPEEDKQYTARPVIALDICMGNALRSIEVNLTDRSTFQYPLLIGSEALKRFDALIDPSLKYAAGKPACAADAHTAE; encoded by the coding sequence ATGAGACTCAAGCCCTTCCCCCTACTGTTATGCCTACTGTCACTCCCGAGCCTTGGCGTTGCCGCCGAGAAAACGGTGTATGGCCTCAATGAATACGCCAAGCTGGCGGGCATCGACCTTGAAGTCGCGGCCAAACTCGACACGGGCGCCAAGACCGCCTCACTGAGTGCGCGCGATATCAAACGTTTCAAGCGCAACGGCGAATCCTGGGTACGCTTTTACCTGGCCATCGATGCCGCCCACTCCCATCCCATCGAACGTCCCCTGGCCCGCGTCAGCAAGATCAAGCGCCGCGCCGGTGATTACGACCCCGAGGAGGACAAGCAGTACACCGCTCGTCCGGTGATTGCCCTGGATATCTGCATGGGCAACGCTTTACGCAGCATCGAGGTGAACTTGACTGACCGAAGCACCTTCCAATACCCGCTGCTGATCGGCTCCGAAGCGCTGAAGCGCTTTGATGCGCTGATCGACCCCAGCCTTAAATATGCAGCAGGCAAACCTGCCTGCGCCGCCGACGCTCATACCGCCGAGTAA